One Vibrio pomeroyi genomic region harbors:
- a CDS encoding PTS sugar transporter subunit IIA codes for MNLKESLIQNNSILLNAKAADWKAAIKLGTDALVKAGIAEERYYDAITKAIGEEGPYICIHDAFALPHCRPEDGVIRTGFALTVLETPIMFEGVDEPVDVLITLAGKDSEEHIEGTMQVANLIEFDEDFSKLRACKSPEEVARLIDAALLQAEAA; via the coding sequence ATGAACCTAAAAGAATCTCTTATCCAAAACAACTCTATCCTACTTAACGCTAAAGCGGCTGACTGGAAAGCGGCGATCAAGCTTGGTACTGATGCATTGGTGAAAGCGGGTATTGCGGAAGAGCGTTACTACGACGCGATTACCAAAGCGATTGGTGAAGAAGGCCCTTATATCTGTATTCACGATGCGTTCGCACTGCCGCATTGCCGCCCTGAAGACGGTGTTATTCGTACTGGGTTTGCGCTAACTGTGCTTGAAACACCAATCATGTTTGAAGGTGTTGATGAGCCTGTAGATGTGTTGATTACGCTAGCGGGTAAAGACTCAGAAGAGCACATCGAAGGCACTATGCAAGTGGCGAACTTGATTGAATTCGATGAAGACTTCTCAAAACTTCGCGCGTGTAAAAGCCCAGAAGAAGTGGCGCGTTTAATTGATGCTGCATTGCTTCAAGCGGAAGCGGCGTAA
- a CDS encoding L-ribulose-5-phosphate 4-epimerase gives MSKYSQLKQRVLEANLQLPKYGLVTFTWGNVSEFDRDNGVIAIKPSGVEYCDMTAEDMVVVDLEGNIVEGKLNPSSDTATHLELYKAFPEVSGIVHTHSRSATIWAQAGIDIPALGTTHADYFYGDIPCTRRLSHSEISEEYEKNTGLVIIEEFQQRRIDPMAVPSVIVAGHAPFSWGKDANDAVHNAVVLEEVSAMALATRTLNSGIKIQPELSDKHYLRKHGENAYYGQQ, from the coding sequence ATGTCTAAATATAGCCAATTGAAACAACGTGTTTTAGAAGCCAATTTGCAACTTCCTAAATACGGTTTGGTGACTTTCACTTGGGGAAACGTCTCTGAGTTTGATCGTGATAACGGTGTGATAGCCATTAAACCATCGGGTGTCGAGTACTGCGATATGACCGCTGAAGATATGGTCGTCGTCGATCTAGAAGGCAACATTGTAGAAGGGAAGCTTAACCCTTCAAGTGATACTGCGACTCACTTAGAGTTGTACAAAGCTTTCCCTGAGGTCAGTGGCATTGTTCACACGCATTCACGCAGTGCCACGATTTGGGCCCAAGCCGGTATCGACATTCCAGCGTTGGGCACTACGCATGCAGACTACTTCTACGGTGATATTCCATGTACGCGTCGTTTATCTCACTCTGAAATCTCTGAAGAGTACGAGAAAAATACCGGCCTTGTGATCATTGAAGAGTTCCAGCAGCGCCGAATTGATCCTATGGCAGTTCCAAGCGTGATTGTTGCAGGACATGCGCCATTTTCTTGGGGTAAAGACGCTAACGACGCCGTTCATAACGCGGTGGTACTAGAGGAAGTGTCTGCAATGGCATTGGCAACGCGCACTTTGAACAGCGGCATCAAAATTCAGCCAGAGCTGTCAGACAAACACTACCTGCGTAAGCATGGTGAAAATGCTTATTACGGCCAACAGTAA
- a CDS encoding pyridoxal phosphatase, with protein sequence MYKVLALDLDGTVLKDDHTIHPEVKKAIQEAKQSCHVVVVTGRHHTAARPYYYELGLDTPIICCNGTYVYDYETETVLTQNAIEKDKALTFIDMADEFQLKMVMYITHAMTYSQYNPFAYMLALESWAETAPEQHRPQIYQVESFTEAAQQAEHVWKFVVEGSQDSVDRLMQHPWIEENFNGERSWSNRIDFAAKGNSKGLRLAEYIADLGYQAADVIAVGDNHNDISMLKYAGLGVAMLNADDIVKSHVQCVCSTDNNHDGLARLIREQIKG encoded by the coding sequence ATGTATAAAGTGCTGGCGTTAGATCTCGATGGAACCGTGTTAAAGGATGATCACACGATTCATCCAGAGGTAAAAAAGGCGATTCAAGAAGCCAAACAAAGTTGTCATGTCGTGGTTGTTACAGGTCGACACCACACAGCTGCGCGACCTTACTACTACGAATTGGGGTTAGATACGCCAATCATCTGCTGTAACGGCACTTATGTTTATGACTATGAGACTGAAACGGTACTGACTCAAAACGCCATAGAGAAAGATAAGGCGCTGACCTTCATCGATATGGCTGACGAGTTTCAACTCAAAATGGTCATGTACATCACACATGCGATGACGTACTCACAGTACAACCCATTTGCTTACATGCTGGCGTTGGAAAGCTGGGCGGAAACCGCACCGGAGCAACACAGACCTCAAATATACCAAGTGGAATCATTCACTGAAGCGGCTCAGCAAGCTGAACACGTTTGGAAGTTTGTGGTGGAAGGCAGCCAAGACTCAGTAGACCGTTTAATGCAACACCCATGGATAGAAGAGAACTTCAACGGTGAACGTTCTTGGTCAAACCGAATTGATTTTGCTGCGAAAGGTAACAGTAAGGGCCTACGCCTTGCTGAATACATCGCAGACCTAGGTTATCAAGCCGCTGACGTTATAGCTGTCGGTGATAACCACAACGACATATCCATGCTTAAGTACGCAGGATTAGGCGTAGCGATGCTCAATGCTGATGACATCGTCAAGTCACACGTTCAATGCGTGTGCTCAACAGATAACAACCATGATGGCTTAGCCCGTCTAATACGTGAACAAATTAAAGGATAA
- a CDS encoding 3-keto-L-gulonate-6-phosphate decarboxylase UlaD, translated as MTKPMIQIALDQTNLPAAIEVANNVESFVDVIEVGTILAFAEGMTAVSTLRKNHPDHILVCDMKTTDGGAILARMAFEAGADWITVSAAAHIATIGACKKVADEFNGEIQIEIYGNWTMDDAQSWVDLGISQAIYHRSRDAELAGVGWTEEDLVKMRALSEMGIELSITGGIVPEDLYLFEGIKAKTFIAGRALAGDKGKETAEALKAQIDRYWN; from the coding sequence ATGACTAAACCAATGATTCAGATCGCCCTAGACCAAACAAACCTTCCTGCTGCCATTGAAGTGGCAAACAACGTTGAAAGCTTCGTTGATGTGATCGAAGTGGGCACTATTTTGGCGTTTGCAGAAGGGATGACGGCGGTTTCTACGCTTCGTAAAAATCACCCAGACCATATCCTTGTGTGCGATATGAAAACAACAGATGGTGGCGCTATTTTGGCTCGCATGGCATTCGAAGCCGGCGCTGATTGGATAACGGTTTCTGCAGCTGCACACATCGCAACCATTGGTGCATGTAAGAAAGTCGCTGACGAATTTAACGGTGAAATCCAAATCGAAATTTACGGCAATTGGACAATGGATGACGCTCAATCTTGGGTCGACCTAGGTATTTCACAAGCGATTTACCACCGTTCTCGTGACGCTGAATTAGCCGGTGTGGGTTGGACAGAAGAAGATCTTGTGAAGATGCGTGCATTGTCTGAAATGGGTATCGAGCTTTCTATCACCGGTGGCATCGTGCCTGAAGACCTATACCTATTTGAAGGCATTAAAGCGAAAACCTTTATCGCAGGCCGTGCACTTGCGGGTGACAAAGGTAAAGAAACAGCAGAAGCACTAAAAGCTCAGATCGATCGCTACTGGAACTAG